A portion of the Microlunatus phosphovorus NM-1 genome contains these proteins:
- a CDS encoding class II fructose-bisphosphate aldolase has protein sequence MLAGLREVLDPAIDEGRGVGAFNVICLEHAEALIWGAETARLPVILQVSENAVLYHRSLEPILTATVALARNADIPAVVHLDHVTDVDLVRAGVTLGATSVMFDGSRRPYDENVAITADVVRHCHKHGIQVEAELGEVGGKDGVHAVTARTKPDEAVTFVNDTGVDALAVAVGSSHAQVERTTTLDLELAAQLAAVVDVPLVLHGSSGVPDAELVRAVQAGLTKINIGTHLNVTLTRSVRDTLAGQPRLVDPRKYLGPARDKVADEAARLLTLLAGSA, from the coding sequence ATGCTGGCAGGACTACGTGAGGTCCTTGATCCGGCGATCGACGAGGGCCGCGGAGTGGGTGCGTTCAACGTCATCTGCCTGGAACATGCCGAGGCGCTGATCTGGGGAGCCGAGACGGCGAGACTGCCGGTGATCTTGCAGGTCTCGGAGAACGCGGTGCTCTATCACCGCAGTCTGGAGCCGATTCTGACCGCGACGGTCGCGCTGGCCCGCAACGCGGATATCCCCGCGGTGGTGCATCTGGATCATGTCACTGATGTCGATCTGGTGCGGGCCGGCGTGACGTTGGGCGCCACTTCGGTGATGTTCGACGGCTCGCGCCGACCGTACGACGAGAACGTGGCGATCACCGCCGATGTGGTCCGGCATTGTCACAAACACGGCATCCAGGTGGAGGCCGAGCTCGGCGAGGTCGGCGGCAAGGACGGCGTACACGCGGTCACGGCTCGGACGAAGCCGGACGAGGCGGTGACCTTCGTGAACGACACCGGGGTCGACGCCCTGGCCGTTGCGGTCGGCAGCTCGCATGCTCAGGTCGAGCGCACCACGACGCTGGACCTGGAGCTGGCCGCTCAGCTGGCGGCTGTGGTCGACGTGCCCCTGGTCCTGCACGGCTCCTCCGGCGTGCCCGATGCCGAGCTCGTCCGGGCCGTCCAGGCGGGTCTGACCAAGATCAATATCGGTACGCATCTGAACGTCACGCTGACCCGTTCGGTCCGCGACACGCTCGCCGGCCAGCCGCGGCTGGTGGATCCGCGCAAGTATCTCGGGCCGGCCCGGGACAAGGTCGCCGATGAGGCGGCCAGGCTGTTGACCTTGCTGGCAGGGTCGGCCTGA